One genomic window of Saccopteryx bilineata isolate mSacBil1 chromosome 4, mSacBil1_pri_phased_curated, whole genome shotgun sequence includes the following:
- the FBLL1 gene encoding rRNA/tRNA 2'-O-methyltransferase fibrillarin-like protein 1 — MKSMASSRGGRSGVRGSGGGGGGSRWGGGRGGSKGGGGDGGGGSGGRGDFGSWTRGFGGNRGRGRSGSGDNRGRGRGRGGGGGGGGGGGGGSRRGGMARNKNRRRKGYAVSVEPHRHEGVFIYRGAEDALVTLNMVPGQSVYGERRVTVPEGGVKVEYRIWNPFRSKLAAAILGGVDQIHIKPKSRVLYLGAASGTTVSHVSDIIGPEGLVYAVEFSHRAGRDLVNVAKQRTNIIPILEDARHPLKYRMLVGMVDVIFADVAQPDQSRIVALNAHTFLRNGGHFLISIKANCIDSTASAEAVFASEVRKLQQENLKPQEQLTLEPYERDHAVVVGVYRPLPKSTSK, encoded by the coding sequence ATGAAATCAATGGCGAGCTCGCGAGGGGGCAGGTCCGGGGTCCGCGGGAGTGGCGGGGGCGGCGGGGGCAGCCGCTGGGGCGGAGGGCGAGGCGGCTCCAAGGGAGGCGGAGGGGATGGCGGCGGCGGCTCGGGAGGCAGGGGCGACTTCGGGTCGTGGACGCGTGGCTTCGGAGGCAACCGGGGCCGGGGGCGCAGTGGCAGCGGGGACAACAGGGGCCGGGGCCGTGgccgtggcggcggcggcggcggcggcggcggtggcggcggcgggtCGCGGCGCGGCGGCATGGCCAGGAACAAAAACCGCCGCAGGAAGGGCTACGCGGTGTCGGTGGAGCCGCACAGGCACGAGGGCGTCTTCATCTACCGCGGGGCGGAGGACGCGCTGGTCACGCTGAACATGGTGCCGGGCCAGTCGGTGTACGGCGAGCGGCGCGTCACGGTGCCTGAGGGTGGCGTGAAGGTGGAGTACCGCATCTGGAACCCCTTCCGCTCCAAGCTGGCCGCCGCCATCCTGGGCGGGGTCGACCAGATCCACATCAAGCCCAAATCCAGAGTGCTGTACCTGGGCGCCGCCTCGGGGACCACGGTCTCCCACGTCTCCGACATCATCGGCCCCGAAGGCTTGGTCTACGCGGTCGAGTTCTCCCACCGCGCCGGCCGCGACCTGGTCAACGTGGCCAAGCAGCGAACCAACATCATTCCGATCCTGGAAGATGCCCGGCACCCGCTCAAGTACCGCATGCTCGTCGGGATGGTGGACGTGATCTTCGCCGACGTGGCCCAGCCGGACCAGTCCCGCATCGTGGCTCTGAACGCCCACACCTTCCTGCGCAACGGCGGCCATTTTCTCATCTCCATCAAGGCCAACTGCATCGACTCGACCGCGTCCGCAGAGGCCGTGTTTGCTTCTGAGGTGAGGAAGCTGCAGCAGGAGAACCTAAAGCCGCAGGAGCAGCTGACGCTGGAGCCCTACGAGAGGGACCACGCCGTGGTGGTCGGGGTCTACAGGCCCCTTCCCAAGAGCACCAGCAAGTAG